The DNA sequence ACCTATTACAGAGATTATGACAATGACGGCTATGGCGACCCATTAATGTGGGTACGGGTGGGATGTGAATTTCTTATCGGCTATGTGGCAAATAATTTGGATTGTAATGACAATAACGCGAATGAACATCCGGGACAGACGTGGCATCAGGATGCAGACAACGATGGAATTTCTACCGGCAATTCACTGACGCAATGTGCAAGGCCCGCGGGTTACAGGTTAGCATCTGAACTGACTGCGTTGTCAGGAGATTGTAACGATAACAACTCAACTGTATATCTTGATGCTCCGGAGATATGTGACGGTCTGGACAACAACTGCGATGGGAAAGCGGACAACTCCCCTGTTATTGTCAGATTTGATGATGTTGCCAATGGAACGAATATAAATACACATTACTCCGGACCAGGAATTCTCTTTTCATGTGTGACCTGTACATCCGGGTCTGCTTTCGCGATGCAATCCCTTCTTGCAGACTCCTCGCCAAATGGAGTTTCGTTACATGATTGGACGTCAACTTTTGCCGGAGAAGAAGGCGCTGTAAAGGCGCAATTCTCCGCACTACAGAACCATGTGAGCATTGATGTCAGAGGGGTTGAGGCTATGGAAATTGTCGGGACCCATCATGAAAAGCCTTTCATTCAGGCCTTTGATTCAGCAGGCAATTATCTTGAGACCGTGTATTATCCTTATGAATATGGGAACCCCGGCTGGGGCACCTGGCAAACTTTGACAATAAACAGGGCGACGAGTGATATCAAGTACATCCTGTTCTCATCGAGGAACAATCTTGTTGAGCACCCCAACGGTGTCAGCCGCGGGGTCGGTGGAATATATGGCGAGTTTGACAACTTGCGGGCTGCAGGGAATTTTACTGACAGCGATGGTGACGGATATTCGCCTATGGGCGGAGGCGCCTGTGGTTCGGCGGACTGCAATGACAATAATGCGGCGATCCATCCGGGGGCTCTCGAAGTATGCGATGGGATAGATAACAATTGCAACGGACTGATAGACGATGCAGGGACAACATACTACAGGGATATTGATGGAGATGGTTACGGCAATCCCAATAGCCCGATTCAGGCATGTTCACAGCCTGCCGGATATGTAACAAACAATGCGGACTGCAATGACGATAACAGGTCTATCCACCCCGGAGTTGCTGAAATATGCGACGGTGTTGATAACAACTGCAATGGGCAAGTTGATGAAGGAGTAAGCAGCACTTACTACGCGGACAAAGACAGCGACGGTTATGGAGACCCCAATGAAGCAATTCAGGACTGTTCACAACCAGCGGGTTATGTTACGGACTTTACAGATTGCAATGACAAAAATCCTGATGTGCATCCCGGGACCACGGAGATCTGTAAAAATAAGATTGATGATAATTGCAATGGCGTTATTGATGAAATGACGGTGTATTACTTGGATGAAGATGGAGACGGTTACGGCAATCCGGACAAGGCAGCCGAAGCCTGCGAACAGCCTGCAGGATTTGTAGCTGACAATACAGACTGCAATGACGCTGACAAAGAAATACACCCGGCTGCCGCTGAAGTATGCAATGGAGCAGATGACAACTGTAACGGAATGACTGATGAAGGCTTTGATGCAGATGGTGACGGCGTTGCGGATTGCTTTGACAACTGCCCGAAGACCGCGAATAAAGAGCAACTCGACATAGACCTTGACAGCGTCGGAGATGTCTGCGACAATTGCAGGCTGGTTTCAAACCCTGACCAGTTGGATGGCAATGCAGCAGAAGATGATAATAAGGCACTTGATGGCATCCAGCATTACGGAAACTTGTGCGATCCTGATTTCGACGAAAGCGGATTTGTAAATATCATAGACTTCAACGAATGGCGCAAGTGGGCCGGAAAGACCGTTGCGCAAGGGGCTCCGGCAGATATTGATCTGGACGGAAACGGGACCGTGTGGATACAGGATTTCAACATCTGGCGCAAGTATTACGGCAAAGTTCCGGGGCCGGGAGTGGGGGACTAAAGACCGGCTGAGTTAACGGTCAGCAGTTATTGATCTCGTCGATGAGGTTTCTCAGGCGTCCGAAGTCCTTGAGGTTATAATCAACTACCAGTCTCGGCAGATGCTCCATCTCAGGCTCATCCGCTTCTTCATCAAGGGCATCAGAAAGGCACATGCCGCCGCCCGGCAAGAGTATGTCGGCAAAGCGCCTGGTCAGCTCCTGAATGTTTGAGGGAGTGATAACAGTAGTAAGCCTTATGACCAGCTTTTTATCAATATAACGCAGGCTGTGATAGCGCTTGTAAAAACATTTGATACGTTCAACCGCGGCGTCTACGGACTCAACGCACTCAAAAAGATTAAAGTCAGTATCGGTGATATATCCTTCCGCCCGCAGCTCTTCTTTAAGAAACATTAGAAAACGTTTCCAGTAAGTCCCTTCTCCCGGCTCATCGATCAGCACGAGCGGCAGGGGAGTATGCTTCCCTGTCTGCAGAAGTGTGAGGGTTTCCATGGCCTCATCAAGCGTGCCGAAGCCGCCGGGAAAAAGCGCGACCGCGTCCGCCTCTTTTAGAAAGGCGACCTTCCGGTTGAAGAAATATTTATACGTTATAAGGCGGGGATTGCCTGCGAGCACGGGATTTGGTTTCTGCTCAAACGGGAGGGAGATATTCACGCCAAAGGAGTGATCAGGCCCGGCGCCTTCATTGACTGCCTGCATGATGCCGCCCCCGCCGCCGGTAATGACCATGTATCCTGTGTCGGCGAGCTTCTTTCCAAACTCACAAGCTATTTTATAAATAGGCTCATCAGGCTGTGTGCGGGCGGAACCAAAGACCGTGACCTTCCGCACGGTGCGATAGGGCCCGAATACCTTTCCGGTGAACCTCATTTCCTTCATGGTGGTGTTCATGAGTTTCAGGTGGGCCCTGTCATTGCCCTCCTGTCCAACCTTCAGGGCAGCCAGGATCATCTCGCGTACAAGGTCTGGATATTCGACATTGCGTGCAAGGCCGATCAGACTGTCAATAGCGTCATCGACCGGGCCGTTGGTCCTTGTGAAGTGCAGCGTACTGTTGCGATTTGAATTTTTATGAAACATCCATCTCCTGATTTATTTTCATGGATGAAAACTGAATTTCCAAGAAAGCAGATATATATTAACAGTTCCAGCGCTTTTGTTGGAAGATGCGAATAACATTTTAAATTGCGCCGGTGAATATAAAATGCCTTGACCATAGTGCCTTTATTGTGCTACAAAAAACACATGACAATTCAGGAGCAGCTTTCACAATTGCCTTCCGTTGACGAATGTTTAAAGAGCGTGTACGGTGAGAAGTGGCTTTCCTCCTACGCGAGGAAGACGGTCCTGCGCGCGATCAGAGAGGTAATTGAATCAAAGCGCGAAGAGATATTAAGCGGCGCAAATGCCGACGTGACAATTGACGCCATTTCACGGGACATTGAGACCGCGATCAAAAAACATTCCGCCTACAAGCTCAGGCCGATTATAAACGCAACCGGCATTGTCATCCATACCAATCTCGGCAGGTCGATCTTATCTGACAAGGCAATTGAACATATAACTACAACCGCCCGGAGCTTTTCAAACCTCGAATATGAAATTTCCACAGGCAAGAGGGGCAAGAGGTATTCGCACATAAAAGATATCATCAGGGAATTGACCGGCGCGGAAGACGCCGTTGTTGTCAACAATAATGCCGCGGCAGTTTTAATTTGCCTTGACACATTCGCGAAGGGGAAAGAAGTCATTGTGTCGCGCGGGGAGCTTGTGGAGATAGGCGGTTCATTCAGGATACCAGAAGTGATGAAGGCGAGCGGGGCGATACTGAGAGAGGTCGGTACAACGAACAAGACCCATCTTGCCGATTACGAAAATGCCCTGTGCGGCAACACCGCCCTTTTGTTAAAGGTGCACCAGAGCAATTATAAGGTGATCGGCTTTACCGAAGAAGTCCCGATTGAAAAGCTGTTGAAGATCGGAAAAGAATATAAGATACCGGTTGTAGACGACCTCGGCAGCGGGTGCATGATCAGCCTCGAAAAATACGGCGTGCACGGAGAGCCGACTGTGCAGGAAGTTGTTAAAACAGGAGCTGACATCGTGACATTCAGCGGAGACAAACTCCTGGGCGGACCGCAGGCGGGCATCATCATCGGTAAGGAAAAACTTATTCAAAAGATCCAGAAGAACCCTTTGCTCCGGGCAATGAGAATAGACAAGATGACCCTCGCTTCGCTTGAAACCACATTCATGCAGTATCTCGATGAGGAAAAGGCGATGAAGGAGATCCCCACGCTCAGGATGATGACGGAGCCTGTTGAGATAATCAAAAAGAGGGCGAAGAAGATCTTTACATCCCTGAAAGAGATTGCCGGTAAGGCCGATTTAGCTGTTGTCCCTGACGAATCACAGGCCGGCGGCGGCTCTCTGCCGGAGATAAACTTCCCGACCTTTGCCGTATCAATAAAGCCGTCAGGCATTTCCGTAAACTCATTAGAGAAAAAGTTGAGGCTCGGCGATCCGCCGGTGATCGCGAGGATCAAAGGTAACGCGCTTCTTATTGACGCAAGGACGATCCAGGACGGGGAAGTGAAAGACCTGGTGAAATGCGTAATTGCGGCGCTCTGATCAACCAAATCATGCAGATGTCAATAAACCGCATTTAATATTCTTTATTGTCTTCTCAATAGCATCATGATCATTTAAAGCTAAATGATATATACTGCCCTGCTTCGGCATTTGAAGATGCTCTGAGCTGCCGACTAATAAACATGGGACTTTAATTTCTCCGTCATTGCAAAGCTCAACATACATATCCCACACATCTTTATCTATAATGCTTCCGTCAACGACAGCAATAAAATGATGTTCCAAAATCAATTCGATACTATTGGGCCAGTCAAAAAGTATTTCACAGTCTATCTCTTCGGCGCATGTCTTTAATGCAGCTTCCAGTTCCGGATTATCCACAACGCAGTAAATTGCCGGACCCAGTTTGCGACTGGTTTTATTAGACATGTTCATCAATGTTTCTGCGAAAAGATTACCGTGGTTTAATGCAAGCCCGGTTGCAACAAAGCCTTTGAGAAAAACCCGCCTGTTCAGCATAATTGCCTCCCTTATTTTAGAAACATATTATCAAATGATGGTGACAGCAGGGTGTCAGCGGTCGGAAGGGACTCGGTTAATCAAGCGAGCCAATAAAAATGTAGGTTGCCTTTTTAAAATTCTCCAAAGTCTTTTCAATGTCACTCACAAGAGGCTTAAGCTCTTCCCACCGCAGAGTAAAACTGTATGAATGGACAAAGAAGTGCCGAAACGAAAGGTAGTTTGACAACGCGTTGTACAGGTCATCGGATATAATCCCGATATCCGCTGCCGCTTTTAATATATCTTTATGCCATGTTGGGGTATCCCTGAGTTCTATGCGTCTGTAAGAGAAAATCCTTTTCAAAATATTTTCCGCTCCGTTGTAGAAGTTATGAATAAACGTTGCAACAGCAGCCAGCTCTGCGATTGAATAACCGGCTTCGGGTTTCAACAGTGCTTTGAGTTGATAGAGCACAGTATCAATATTCTCAAACTCCGCATCACTATATTCTTTAAGCTGCTGCTTTGTCATATATGAGTTTGCCTTCTT is a window from the Nitrospirota bacterium genome containing:
- a CDS encoding L-seryl-tRNA(Sec) selenium transferase gives rise to the protein MTIQEQLSQLPSVDECLKSVYGEKWLSSYARKTVLRAIREVIESKREEILSGANADVTIDAISRDIETAIKKHSAYKLRPIINATGIVIHTNLGRSILSDKAIEHITTTARSFSNLEYEISTGKRGKRYSHIKDIIRELTGAEDAVVVNNNAAAVLICLDTFAKGKEVIVSRGELVEIGGSFRIPEVMKASGAILREVGTTNKTHLADYENALCGNTALLLKVHQSNYKVIGFTEEVPIEKLLKIGKEYKIPVVDDLGSGCMISLEKYGVHGEPTVQEVVKTGADIVTFSGDKLLGGPQAGIIIGKEKLIQKIQKNPLLRAMRIDKMTLASLETTFMQYLDEEKAMKEIPTLRMMTEPVEIIKKRAKKIFTSLKEIAGKADLAVVPDESQAGGGSLPEINFPTFAVSIKPSGISVNSLEKKLRLGDPPVIARIKGNALLIDARTIQDGEVKDLVKCVIAAL
- a CDS encoding TIGR00730 family Rossman fold protein, with product MFHKNSNRNSTLHFTRTNGPVDDAIDSLIGLARNVEYPDLVREMILAALKVGQEGNDRAHLKLMNTTMKEMRFTGKVFGPYRTVRKVTVFGSARTQPDEPIYKIACEFGKKLADTGYMVITGGGGGIMQAVNEGAGPDHSFGVNISLPFEQKPNPVLAGNPRLITYKYFFNRKVAFLKEADAVALFPGGFGTLDEAMETLTLLQTGKHTPLPLVLIDEPGEGTYWKRFLMFLKEELRAEGYITDTDFNLFECVESVDAAVERIKCFYKRYHSLRYIDKKLVIRLTTVITPSNIQELTRRFADILLPGGGMCLSDALDEEADEPEMEHLPRLVVDYNLKDFGRLRNLIDEINNC